Proteins encoded in a region of the Nicotiana tomentosiformis chromosome 9, ASM39032v3, whole genome shotgun sequence genome:
- the LOC104106898 gene encoding cyclin-dependent kinase F-4-like, with product MERYKIIKEVGNGTFGSVWQALNKQTGEVVAIKKMKKKYCSWEECINLREVKSLRKMIHPNIIKLKEVIRENNDILYFVFEYMECNLYQLMNDRPNIFSESQVRNWCFQIFQGLAYIHQRGYFHRDLKPENLLVSKDTTIKIADFGLVREINSHAPYTDYVSTRWYRAPEVILRSPVYGPAVDMWAMGAIMAELLTLRPLFPGLSEVDEMYKICRVIGTPSKSEWARGHELASAINYQFPQIGGVHLSLLLPSVSEDAVNLIASLCSWDPFKRPTAVQVLQHRFFQSCFYRPPSLCSKAAVASTVGSTSQATGSTEPNNFCLNSVFDV from the coding sequence ATGGAGAGGTACAAGATAATTAAGGAAGTTGGTAATGGTACATTTGGGAGTGTGTGGCAAGCTTTGAATAAACAAACCGGTGAAGTGGTTgcaattaaaaaaatgaaaaagaaatattGTTCATGGGAAGAATGCATAAACTTAAGAGAAGTCAAGTCATTAAGAAAAATGATCCATCCAAATATCATTAAGCTTAAGGAAGTGATTAGGGAAAATAATGACATTTTATACTTTGTGTTTGAATACATGGAGTGTAACTTATATCAGCTAATGAATGATAGGCCTAACATTTTCTCAGAATCACAAGTGAGAAACTGGTGTTTCCAAATATTTCAAGGTCTTGCATATATCCATCAACGAGGATATTTTCATCGCGATCTTAAGCCAGAGAACTTGTTGGTTTCAAAAGATACAACAATAAAAATTGCTGATTTTGGTCTTGTTCGGGAGATAAATTCTCATGCACCATATACAGATTACGTCTCAACTCGTTGGTATCGTGCACCTGAAGTTATACTACGGTCACCGGTCTATGGTCCTGCTGTTGATATGTGGGCAATGGGTGCAATAATGGCTGAGTTATTAACTCTTCGTCCTCTATTCCCTGGTTTAAGTGAAGTAGATGAGATGTACAAAATATGCCGCGTTATAGGTACGCCATCAAAAAGTGAATGGGCGCGCGGGCACGAACTTGCTAGTGCTATTAACTATCAGTTCCCGCAGATTGGTGGTGTACATCTTTCTTTGTTACTTCCATCTGTTAGTGAGGATGCAGTTAATCTAATCGCTTCGCTTTGTTCTTGGGATCCTTTCAAGAGGCCAACTGCGGTCCAAGTTCTTCAGCATCGGTTTTTCCAGAGTTGCTTTTATAGACCTCCGTCGCTATGTTCTAAGGCTGCTGTTGCTAGCACGGTTGGAAGCACGAGCCAAGCTACGGGTTCGACTGAACCTAATAACTTTTGCTTAAACAGTGTATTTGATGTTTAG